DNA sequence from the Acidimicrobiales bacterium genome:
ACGTCCATGATCCGGCCCCGGAACTGGTTGTCCCGCCGGCTCTCGTCGCTGCGCACGGTGGTCATGTCGACGGTGAACGAGCCGCTCGCCACGCGGGACCCGACGACGGAGATCTCACCGGTCACGTCCTCGGTGCGGCCCACGGCGGTGGCGCTCTGCCCGAACAGCACCTCCTGGACCCGGTAGCCGGCCTGGCTGCCGGCGGCCACCGTCCACGTGCCGTCGACGCCCTGGCCGGCGCCGGCGGCCTCGTCGCCCGCCCCGGCGGCGGCGGCCGTCGTGGTGGACGAGGCGGCGCCCCCCGAGGGTTCCCGCAGCGTCAGTCGCTCCGGGGCGTCGTCCCGGAACACGTTGAGGTACAGCCAGATCCCGGCGGTGGCGAGGAACACGACGCCCAGGGCGGCGGCGAGGGCCAGTTTCGTCCACGGCTTCGTCACGGTCGGTTCCTCCTGCGTCGGTCGCGGGCGCTCGAGTCGGGCGGGTGTCGGGGCGGGTGTCGGG
Encoded proteins:
- a CDS encoding YceI family protein, producing MTKPWTKLALAAALGVVFLATAGIWLYLNVFRDDAPERLTLREPSGGAASSTTTAAAAGAGDEAAGAGQGVDGTWTVAAGSQAGYRVQEVLFGQSATAVGRTEDVTGEISVVGSRVASGSFTVDMTTVRSDESRRDNQFRGRIMDVASYPKSTFRLTSPVEVGRLPADGEAVTVEATGELTLRGTTRPVTFDLEAQRSGPSIRVAGSIPIVFEEWGIPNPSFGPAETEDNGELEFLLVLSRQG